Genomic segment of Panicum virgatum strain AP13 chromosome 9N, P.virgatum_v5, whole genome shotgun sequence:
CCAAACACCCCTGCACTTCTGAATCTGCCTCCACCCATCTCGTCGAAAACCCTAGCCTCCaaatctccctccctctctccgaTCTCCCGATCCAGCAGCCAGCACCAGAtttgcgccatggccgccgccgccgccgccccggtgcCGTCCCGCAAGACGGAGACCTACACCGACACCAAGCGCCGCGACGACGTCCGCGGCGCCAACATCGCCGctgcgcgcgccgtcgccgacgccgtgcGCACCTCGCTGGGGCCCCGTGGCATGGACAAGATGATCTCCTCGGGGGACCAGGAGGTCATCATTACCAACGACGGCGCCACCATCGTCTCCCGCATGTCGCTCGTCCAGCCCGCTGCGCGCATGCTCGCCGAGCTCTCCCGCTCCCAGGACGCTGCCGCGGGGGACGGAACCAccaccgtcgtcgtcctcgccggaTCCCTCCTCCGCCGTGCCCAGTCGCTCCTCTCCGCGGGCGCccaccccaccgccgccgccgacgccctccaccgcctctccacgCGCGCCGTCGAGATTCTCCAATCCATGGCCATCCCCATCGAGCTCTCCGACCGGGAATCGCTCGTCAAATCCGCCTCAACTGCCCTTAACTCCAAGGTTGTTTCCCAGTACTCCACTCTCCTCTCACCCCTCTCTGTCGACGCCGCTCTCTCTGTGGTCGATCCCGCTCACCCGGACCTCCTCGACCTCCGTGACATCCGCATCGTCAAGAAACTTGGTGGAACTGTCGACGACACTGAGCTCGTCCGTGGCCTCATCTTCGACAAAAAGGCTAGCCACGCTGCCGGGGGACCAACTCGGATGGAGAATGCTAAGATCGCTGTCATCCAGTTCCAAATCTCGCCACCCAAGACTGACATTGAGCAGAGCGTCATTGTGTCGGACTATGCACAGATGGACCGCATCCTTCGTGAGGAGCGCAACTATATCCTCGGGATGGTCAAGAAGATCAGGGCTGCTGGATGCAATGTCTTGCTCATTCAGAAGAGCATCTTGCGTGATGCGGTCACTGAGTTGTCTCTGCACTATCTTGCTAAGGCAAAGATTCTGGTGGTGAAGGATGTGGAGAGGGATGAGATTGAGTTTATCACCAAGACCTTGAACTGCCTTCCCATTGCAAACATTGAGCACTTCCGCACAGAAAAGCTTGGGTATGCAGATCTTGTTGAGGAAGTCTCAGTCGGGGAGGGCAAGGTCGTTAAGATCACTGGTATCAAGGACATGGGGAGGACCGCAACTGTACTTGTCAAGGGGTCAAACCAGTTGGTCATTGATGAAGCTGAACGCAGTCTCCATGATGCCCTATGCGTCATCAGGTAAATTGCATCTTCCTTTGAGATATTATCTAACCACTAAATGCTTAATTGCTTCTGAATTGTAATCTCTTTGATCGCATATAGTAGCAGTAGGCCCTGTGCTTTCTAGTAGTCTATGGTTAAGGAAACTGGAGCATGGATTGAACTGGAAATGTGTGGGTGTGATAAGGTTTAAGATCTACCTCTATATGGATGTCGAGTCTCTTATGTAGCTTTCAAACCCTTTGACTTTGGTTTATTCCTCTTAATGGCTGCTGTAGTGAAGAGGCTTGTGGGAGTTGACTTGCATTAGGAGAATGATTACCTCTGTGCACTCTTATGGTTCCAAGCAATTTATGGATCCCCTTcacctagttcatgacaaagAGGTCCTGGAATTGTTGCGATCATTGTACATTGGCGTTCTGCAGCATATCTGTATCGGCACTATGCTTTGATGCAGTCTTTTCTTGTTGGATGCTTTGAGCTTGTCTACCCATTTTTCTAGTTTGCATTAGCATAGCTGGAGATTGTGAAGCAGAGAAAATCAGTATGATTATTTGTCACACTTTGTTCCTTGTTTAACTAAGGCAAGGCTATTTTCATGTTATTATAGGTAATAATGCTAGCTATAAGTTTCATTACAATGTTGGTTGGTGTAATACCACACTATATTCCTTTTGAAACGGTCTCCCTACCAATTGACGTACTTTAAACAGTTGCAGTAGTGATGCTATAGAGAATTTTCTTTAACCAAGTAAACTGAGTTTTGTATTTATAtttggcatttactgatttttcTTGATGATCTGATTGATTAAAACTTGTCCTTTGGATGCTCCAGGTGCTTGGTGAGCAAGAGGTTTATGattgctggtggtggtgctccAGAAATAGAGATGTCAATGCAACTGGCTGCTTGGGCAAAGGAGCTTCAAGGGATGGAGAGTTACTGCATCAAGGAGTTTGCTGAGGCACTAGAGGTCATCCCGTACACGCTGGCTGAGAATGCAGGGCTTAACCCAATATCCATTGTCACTGAGCTCAGGAATCGGCATGCTAGAGGTGAGAAGAACACAGGCATCAATGTGAGGAAAGGGCAGATCACAAACATCCTGGAGGAGAACGTTGTGCAGCCCCTGCTGGTGAGCACAAGCGCCATTACGCTAGCTTGCGAGTGCGTCAGAATGATCTTGAagattgatgatattgtcacaGTAAGATGAGGGCGTAGAGTTGATTATCACGTCAGCCTGCCCTGCTGTCTGGATTGATAGTGTACTAATAATTTAGAACTTCATTCCTGGGCTTTGGTGTTGTAAACCTGGATGTTTTGAACTCGTGGTTTTGATGTCAGTAGAGGGGAGTTTGTTTATTGTCACATCAATGTTTGCTCTACTTTGTTGATTTCCGTATCATCTTCGATCGAATTTTGAATCAAACCAGTCATGCCACGTATTGCTGGGAACCAAAATTGCGTGAAACTGAACCGGGTTCAGTCGAATTTGACCAGCTAAGACTTGTCTCCAACAGCCCTTACCCAAATAGGAGACTCATTCCCATGTTTGGGTCTCGCGAAACGCAAAGGGTGACGACCCAAACCGTCGTTTCTCCAACAGCCGACGCAaatctcctcctccgcccgccgcccctctctccacaccctcctccctctgctccaggcgccggccccctcctcctccctctgctccggccgctgaggcccctcctcctctctcgcgggcgccggccgccgcggccccctcctcctccctctgctccggccgccgaggcccctcctccctcgcgggcgtcggccgccgcggccccctcctcctccctctgcgccggccgccgcggccccctcctcctccctcgcgggcgccggccgccgtggccccctcctccctctgctccggccgccgaggcccctcctcctccttcgcggccgccggccgccgcggccccctcctcctccctctgcgcggccgccgaggccccctcctccctctgctccggccgccgaggcccctcctcctccttcgcggccgccggccgccgcggccccctcctcctccctctgcgcggccgccgaggccccctcctcctccctttgcTCTAGCCGCCacggccccctcctcctccctctgctccggccgccgaggcccctcctcctccttcgcggccgccggccgccgcggccccctcctcctccctctgcgcggccgccgaggccccctcctcctccctttgcTCTAGCCGCCacggccccctcctcctccctctgctccggccgccgagGCCCCTCCTCCTTACTcgcgggcgccggccgccgcggccccctcctcctccctctgcgtcggccgccgcggccccctcctcctccctctgctccggccgccgaggcccctcctcctccctctgctccggccgccgaggcccctcctcctccctcgcggccgccggccgccgcggcccctcctcctccctctgctccaGCCGCCAcggccccatcctcctcctccctctgctccggccgccgaggcccctcctcctccctctgctccggccgccgaggcccctcctcctccctcgcgggcgccggccgccgcggccccctcctcctccctctgctccggccgccgaggcccctcctcctccctcgcgggcgccggccgccgcggccccctcctcctccctctgctccggccgccgaggcccctcctcctccctcgcgggcgccggccgccgcggccccctcctcctccctctgctccggccgccgaggcccctcctcctccctcgcggccgccggccgccgcggccccctcctcctccctctgctccaGCCGCCacggccccctcctcctcctccctctgctccaGCCGCCacggccccctcctcctcctccctctgctccggccgccgaggcccctcctcctccctcgcgggcgccggccgccgcggccccctcctcctccctctgcgccggccgccgcggccccctcctcctccctctgcgccggccgccgaggccagccctcctccctcgcgggCAGCGCGGCCGGGGAAGGCGCGGCGGGCGTGGGCGGGGTGGGCGAGCCGAGGTCGACGGCGAAGGCGCACATTTGGGTCGAGGAGAGAGAGACCGAAATTTGGGTGTCCTCTCGCCCTCGACGCAAAATGCGTTGGCTGTTTGGGTCCGCCGTTGGAGGCCATTTTTAGGACCCAAAACACTATTTAGGACCCAAATTTGGGTTTGGGTCACGTTATTGGATGAGCGGGAGTGCTGTCGCTACCGTTACATGGCCCCAGTTGGGCCGAATTTCTTAAACCCGCATGCTTCTGGCTCTCCACCCATCGTCGGCGGCTCAAAAATATCAGACGCAACAGGGACCTCTTCGCAAATATAGCTTCGCTCCTGTGTCCGTGTGCGACTCGCCCAAACCCTCCTCCCCCCGTTTCTTTCTTgcctcccacgccgccgccgccgccgccgccgccgtacccaTCCCGCCATGGCCGATCCGCGGCTGTTCCCGTCGGGATCCGACGACCGCCGCGACgactccggccgccgcctctaCAACCCGTACCAGGACCTCAACATCCCCTACAAGCAGCTCTACGACCTGCCCACCTCCCCGGAGTTCCTCTTCCAGGAGGAGGCCATCGCGCAGCACCGCTCCTGGGGCGAGAACCTCACCTACTACACCGGTATCGGCTACCTGGGCGGCGCCGTGGCCGGGGCCGCGCTGGGGCTCCGCGACGCCGCGCGGGGCGCGGAGCCCGGCGAGCCCGCCAAGATCCGGGCCAACCGTGTCCTCAACTCCTGCGGGAGCTcgggccgccgcctcggcaACACGCTCGGGGTCATTGGCCTCATGTACGCCGGGATCGAGAGCGCCATGGTCGCTgcccgcgaccgcgacgacTGGATCAATAGCGTCGCCGCAGGGCTAGGCACCGGCGCGCTCTTCCGGGCCGCCAACGGGCCGCGCTCAGCCGCCGTCGCGGGGGCCGTTGGAGGGgttctcgccggcgccgccgcggccgccaagcAGCTCGGCAAGAGATACGTGCCCGCCCTCTGATGCCTCCGTACGGTACTCTCTCTGCTGTGGTCCAATCACCCAATCAATCAATTCGTCGCCAGGATGTCATTTCTTCGGTTCTTGTTCTGCTGGTTAATATTTGAGAAGAGTCATGTTCTTCTCAACATTTCTATATATTGACAGCCATATGTTATATGTAAACCATCTgatcggatcggatcggatcaGAAAATTTTTGGTGCGCCTTGCAATGTAACAACATTAGCTAGCTGGTATGGACAAAATAATAATACTGCATTTGCATTATGCTGGAGAAACCCATGACATTATGAAATGTAACTTTCAGTGTAGTGTAGTTTTTCCTAGATTATCACTGTTTTTTGGTTCTCTCGGCTCGCGAGAGATGAAATGGTTTGCCTAACGATTGTTTATGAAAAAAGGCATGTTTTGATCTGTCAGTGAATGTTTAAAGAAGCAATGTTGTACATGAGCTTATGCACGGTTTGGTAGCAACTACCAAGTCATTCAGGCCACATGATATCATTCAGAAGTGTTTCATAACTATGACCCCCTCCCCCCTTTTCCCCCCCATTTTGGATCCTGGCCATTCCTACTGCACCTGCAAATATATCCTGATGATCTGAAGATGATAAAACAGTGATGTGATGTTTCACATGATATGTCAGTATTCTCTCGCTGACCATTACATTCTTGTTCAATTCGAGAAAAGACACCCATTGtattggacttgatttggtccATTTGGAAGGTGCTTTTGCATAAGAGCTTTCTGCACAAGTCTTCATCACCCCTGTTTCAGTATAATAAGGACTTGATTTGGAAGGTGCCACAGCCAGCTGAAGCTGCAGTCACTGCGCTGGTATGACTCAAATTATAAGTTGCAGCAAAGGGAATAACTTAATCTCAGGCAGTAGAACTATACCGCAGTTGATGTATTTCAGCACCAGtttattttagccttgtgtgGGCTTGGTTGATTTCACGGTGGAGGTCAGTCTGGGTTTATTTCAGATTGCAGTTGGTCTCCGTACGCCTGAAGTAACTATTGCGATTGCCGTTATGCTAGTGTTGCTGTTGATGTCCTAACGAGATAGTCACGCTGCTTAAGCAAGCTTGACTATTTTCTGATCCATTCTGTTGATCTGTACTGCATCAAATGTTGAGCTCTGCTGCTTTCTGGGCATTTTTTCTGTCCCACTGTTGCTGCATTGCTTCATCAGGGACTCGGAACTCTCCCTGCAATTCAAACAAGCTCTCGAGGCTGAGGCTTCCAACTTTGAAGCCGTAATGGAGTGCTTCATAGTCTTAAAACTGTACCCATGCCAAACATGGCATTGCCAggaatttcaaaaaaaagtgaCACGCAGAAGAATTAACAAAAAAAACCATCGCAACTAGGTATAACTTTCTCTCGTCTGACATTATGGGTAGTCCAGATGAACAGAAGGTAAACACAAAATTTGAAGATACAGCAGATTTTTCTTCTACAATAAATCAATCACTGTTGTTATCATATGCAGTAATATAGCTTTCTAGAGTCCATACCATATCGTCTAacgccttgttcggctggcggATTCAGCCGGATTCAGCCAGccacaacagtatttttctctcacgcaaaatcagcccagccaccaaccaaccagccagccaacagtattttcctctcacgcgaaatcagccagccatccagccagccagccgaacaaggcctAAAGCGGACAGTGTCACGCTTGAAATAATAGCAAGAAACGACAACGCGAAGAGCTCATATCGATCAACCAACTCATCTAATCTCGGAC
This window contains:
- the LOC120690375 gene encoding mitochondrial import inner membrane translocase subunit TIM23-2-like; this encodes MADPRLFPSGSDDRRDDSGRRLYNPYQDLNIPYKQLYDLPTSPEFLFQEEAIAQHRSWGENLTYYTGIGYLGGAVAGAALGLRDAARGAEPGEPAKIRANRVLNSCGSSGRRLGNTLGVIGLMYAGIESAMVAARDRDDWINSVAAGLGTGALFRAANGPRSAAVAGAVGGVLAGAAAAAKQLGKRYVPAL
- the LOC120687886 gene encoding T-complex protein 1 subunit delta-like: MAAAAAAPVPSRKTETYTDTKRRDDVRGANIAAARAVADAVRTSLGPRGMDKMISSGDQEVIITNDGATIVSRMSLVQPAARMLAELSRSQDAAAGDGTTTVVVLAGSLLRRAQSLLSAGAHPTAAADALHRLSTRAVEILQSMAIPIELSDRESLVKSASTALNSKVVSQYSTLLSPLSVDAALSVVDPAHPDLLDLRDIRIVKKLGGTVDDTELVRGLIFDKKASHAAGGPTRMENAKIAVIQFQISPPKTDIEQSVIVSDYAQMDRILREERNYILGMVKKIRAAGCNVLLIQKSILRDAVTELSLHYLAKAKILVVKDVERDEIEFITKTLNCLPIANIEHFRTEKLGYADLVEEVSVGEGKVVKITGIKDMGRTATVLVKGSNQLVIDEAERSLHDALCVIRCLVSKRFMIAGGGAPEIEMSMQLAAWAKELQGMESYCIKEFAEALEVIPYTLAENAGLNPISIVTELRNRHARGEKNTGINVRKGQITNILEENVVQPLLVSTSAITLACECVRMILKIDDIVTVR